Within Sander lucioperca isolate FBNREF2018 chromosome 22, SLUC_FBN_1.2, whole genome shotgun sequence, the genomic segment CAACAACAATACACAAAACCAAGTATCTCTATATTATAAAATAGTAAAGTGCAGTGTCATTAGCACCAGTGGGCTATCAATAGTAAGGTGCCACATCATCAGTGATATTTTAATACTATACCAAAGTGCAGTATTATAACACGGAAAGGATCAAGTTATTTTCCCTAACTTATTCAGTAGTGTAATGCTGGTAGGAATAAATGATTTGCGAGCCTGTTTGGTTTGTAAGGACGGCACCCTATATCTTCTGCCTGATGACAGCACCTCATACGCCTGGAATAGAGGATGTAGCCCGTCCCCGCAAATTGCTTGTCCTTTCCTCACCACCCTGGATTCGCAGATCGTGGTCAGAGAATTGAACTGATGTCCAGCAATCTTGCTGGCCATGTTAACTTTCCTGTGTAGTTTATTTGTTGCTTGTCACTGACAAAGACAAATACCAGGCAATGGAGCAGAAAGTTAAAATACTCTCAACAAAATAGCGATAGAAAAGGACCATCATGTCTTTTTCTACTCTGAACTGTCTCAGCTTCCGCATAAAATACAGTCGCTGCAGACCCTTTTTATAGATCATGGCATCAGTATTGGTATTCCATGATAGCTTAGCATCTATTATTGTTCCTAAGTATTTATACTCCCCTACCACTTCAATCCCTTGCCCCTCTACAGTCATCTGCTGGTGGTTTCAaaacctgactaaactttgacattttatttttgacaaaCTTTGATTCTCCaccaacatacgttcctctaatattagtcaaaatcattcataatttcaaaattaggtataatctCCAATCAATGagatttattgaccatgaattccaaaaatacgTGTAAAACTATTGGTAATAATTTGGTGTTagttaaacattgaaaaaaaagtgacaaaaacgtcagaaaatgtgtcaaaaatatttaaaaaaaaacagtttaaaaaaaaagtgttaattttgacccagaaggacaacaagtgcatagccgaccagaagacaacacaagggttaattagTTTTCATCTTATTTTTGACTTATCAATTTCAGAGCCAGGTATAATGTCTCAGTATGTAGCTAcagtacatatacatacatggtTGGAGAATAGCCATGAGGTTTAATGTGCTACATTAGGGTCCGATGTGAAGCAATTACAGCACAGTGCCATCTATAaagtcagttcagtttctgtGGTTCAATGACACAAGAGTTGATGGAAATTCATGCCGTCTCCTTTTTTTTCGGTAGTGAAATTTTatagctaaaaaaaactaaaactgaaattatttacgttcatttttatttcattagttgtttttttttacctggcAATATAGTTCcagtttagttttttcttgaaggttttactttttatttattttcagtttactaaaaatatttttcactgcTTATTAAGTACAGACAAGACTGAGATTCTCGTTGTTGGTCCTAAAAATGATAGACATACGATTTATTCACACTTAGATTCACTGTCTCTGAAATACAGTGAGCAAGTCAGAAACCTTGGCATTATTTTGGATACTGATCTCAATTTTGAAAATCACATCACCAATATCACCAAAACAGCATTttatcacaaaaaaatatatcaaaagtTAGAGCATTCATTTCTCAAAATGACTGCACAGAATGGTGCATGCATTCATCTcaagcaagggggtaagcgagcatctgaAAAGTGTGCCTCCTATGGAGAGGTTcataggctaacaagccatcacctgccgttagcattccattgactgccattcatgctgcatgtcattccccctctctctcccctttcaagtctaagctgtcttataaaattaaaaaagcctaaaaatgcccccaaCAAAATCATCTAGGCATTTGTttaattacagtgtgtgtgtgtgtgtgtgtgtgtgtgtgtgtgtgtgtgtgtgtgtgtgagagagagaaattgtATGGTTGCACTGTCTTGCTTGGTTTTGTTGATTGTCTTGTTGTGTATTACTATTTCCAttcatgctttgttttaatgtataTGTGGTATTTTGTTtaatgtgaagcactttgggtTTACATGTAATgacaggtgctatataaataaaattgacattgacattatTTAAGTTTTAGTTTACTATAATAACCCCGGTGTGCACAAGGTGTAGCTGTAATAGAACACATTATTCTCACGATGATGCTTGGCTGTGGATCTGCATGGTGATGAGAGGAGATACCATTTTCCTCTGTCGTTGGTAGGGACTGAACCATCCTCTTACATACCTACAGTAGCACAGGCATACAGTTGATCAGCTGTTATTTGTATACAGGAGTAAGTAtaaaaatgttgtctatttcTGCAAAGGTTGTAGAAATGTACATATTGGGAAATACACTCTATATTCTCTATCTtgttgagagttagatgagaagataggATTTAAGACATCAACctgctagggactgcagatgaaaattagcctgcatggctaaatctggcacatttacatgttggactctgtgctcatgttgattaatgtgcgttgtcttttttaaataaagaaatctaaaaaataaattaaaaaaaagatcgataccactcatgtctgtatgctaaataaagctgtagcttagcttagcacaaagagtggacgcagggggaaacagctagcctggctccgtccaaaggcaacaaaatctgccagcacctctaaagctcagcAATTGACACGTGATATCTCGTTTGTTTTATCCATGCAAAAACCAATGTCTAAAAAACGTTGTGCTTTTCtgtgctggattttttttttgtcctgtatttcccaaaatgttaaacaatTTCTTACTTCTTAAAATATACTGCttttagggatcgaccgatactggtcTTTCAAGGCCAATACCTATATTGATTATTGAAACCGATAACCGTAAtctggaaccgatatgcattaacagtgaaaatgaaaatctttaggactaagattttggaatgttacaaacctcaacacaaaactttgcttaaaggtgccataggtaggattgtgaagatccaggacttagccaaaaaatgtgaacatggacaacttctcagtccctcccccctttccgctaaagcccaaaacggtctcctaagcccctccccccacaagggagaatgaatgcgtgtgcatgagcagtgattgacacgcagttagacaccccggcctgattggtgcatctgaacagggagcggtggattttcgcaaattgcactacaggctgtaggtggtgccagaggagccagatttgtttttaaattacctgcttcatgtagttctactggaacatagggtcagtttcagcaaatatgacaaaaagttagttttataagactTAACTACTGatctttaaatgctttaagcacttatttaataaattagaaactttcaacataatacacagtaaacgatagtcagatagtgttgtgggatattaagtcagactcagtggtgagtgaaaccaaagcagagggacagacacagagctgtagcggagccaaagtagcgcacttttcaattaatttactttatcggttatcaggcaaataaaatgttacataccgataatctgcaaactgccaaaaaactcCCCGATAATCAGtcagggccgataatcggtgTATCCCTACTTAAATTGTTGCTGCTTAAAAAGTAAGAAACTTACAGTAACAGTATAATGAAGGCATGCTCGAGACCAGCTGTTTACCCCTGTttttagtctttatgctaagctaagctaactagctgctggCTGTATCTTCATATTTAGTATACAGACATGGGAGTGGTTTCGATCTTCTCATTTCTCAAGTCAAACTATTCTTTTCAGGTGAGATGAGACATTGAAAATAGGATCTTGATATAAATCAAAAACAAGATCACTGCCCATAACTCACATGTTGTTTTCAAAAAACCGTATGTCCTCCGAGTTCAGCAGTGAATTGAGCTCCACAGTTAACTCTGCCAGCTTCCGTCCTGGGAACAGCGAGTCGTCTGCAGAAGTCCTAAAGGCCACATGGAACACAATCCGGTTAACGTAGAGGTACACACGATACAGTGACAGTGTAGGGTACTTTAATAAAACAATGTTGGACCTTACCTCCCAATGGCCTCTACCTCCACTGAGGGGATACCCAGTCTCTCAGTTACTCTGCTCTGGGCCtcagcactgaactgcccatgGTCGAGTGTCTGGAGACAGGCTGCTAGCGATGGAAGAGCCACATGCATCAGCTCACACAGCACCGACAGGTGGTCATACCTGGCAATGGGGAAATGATGGATCATGTAAAAAGCTTGTTTTAAGTGTTAATTGCAAATGTAATATCACATGATTTCTGGCTGATAAATTCATTCAGACCCTAAAAACAAATCAAGTATTGGAGGTGGCTCATGAGGTAGAGAGGTCTTCTATCACAGTGGTTCTCCATGTATAACATTATGCATTATATAAAGTGGATAAtgttaattatttcatacaattgaactgtaatgaatatgaatattaGGCTGGTTTGGTCAGCATACTACTACTagtagtgcgttccatttgtactcggaagttggattttccgaggtcaaagtctgaaacacgccccctgacctcggatttccgagctcAGAACTCGGACAACCACCGAGTACCCCgagctaaaaatccaacatggctgctccgtgcatcaacagttgtgaaagatGTAGTAACAtatagttataagcacttctgtcttatttgtgtctcactaaataaGTCGTACATGTAGtgctgtccaacttctatctgtggacatgttggtaagcacaaaaaaacagcataatGCCGTTGTTATAAACTGGCAATGGCTAGCCTAGCTAGAGCTGATGAAAACGACGaaaatctgacttgtaaatggaacgtgTTCAACTTGGGTGTGATGTCATTCCTAACTTTGGCTtctgagttccgaggtaaatggaacgcactatagcttctaggcagtgttgtagtcaagaccacctaaaccgagaccaagtcatcaccaagaccagagtgtattgaGACAGAGtgaagaccaagaccaaggcagggcgagaccgagtcaagaccagaACAGggccagacagccagagcttctcctgtctcccgcattcactttcttgggagtATGTGTTAAGGTGGGCAGGTAGAGGGGGTTAccagtaacacatttcaaactagaaatgagtcaagttattggttgcatctgaagcaggaagttttacatccaatcacagtaatgatgttaacacataaaatTAGACAACGCAGaggcaatttagtgatatccctgcagttgtggtcttaaccggtcttgaaataaaatccagagtcctctttatccgagaggagacaaaaagtggtcttgagaccagtcttaagaccaagaccaatctcgagtactacaacactgcttcTATGCTTCTACTACTTggagtgaagctgaatgtttcaaccatttattcattacttttagctaactatttcaaccgttAGCCAATACTTTTAGCTAGTTATTactaacatttatttattacttttagcAAACATTCTGTGCTGGTttgctaactagttttcacaccctcttacataactgcaacaGTGGTGTTCAGGTATTACAGTTGACAgttaatatgtggatatattcttccaatcaaatcaaaatttcatttatattttttcaaattagttgaGCTACACTATAATCTTTCCACGTACCACCTGGCAACTGCAAAGTACCCCCTGGCCTGGGGTACATGTACCCCTGGCCTGGGAATCATTggtctaccaatcggaaggtcggTCAATCCCTGGccaagtgtccttgggcaagatactgaaccccaaattgctcccaaTGCTGCGCtatcggtgtgtgaatgtgcatgaatgtttatctgatgagcaggtggcataCAAGTATGGCAGCCTCAGCCACCagtgtattaatgtgtgtgtgaatggcgcctgttaggggtgggggggggaatcgatacagcatagtatcacgatattttctgtggcattactgtattgatacacagtcaatctttttttatataaattgcacatgagaatttaaATTTATGGTAcgagaataataaaaaaaattacgtGAAATGAACAAACCAAAATCTTttcagataaaacagatgttgacaaagctTTCCTTCGGagacataatttgaagttggaaaaaaggtaatacattgcaatatatcgcagagtatcgcaatgtgtttaaaatcacaataatatcATACCgggacataagtatcgtgataatatcgtgTCATGAGGCCTCTGGTAATTCCCACATCTAGTGCCTGTAgtgtgtaaagcactttgtgtgtttgttttttatagctATAAAAGCCATATATAAAAATGCAGGCCATTTAGCAAAGGCCAGCTTTATTATAGACTCATGTGCTCTTTATCAACACTGCTCTGCTTCACAATCATACAGTACACAGATACAACCATCATCTTCACAATCATACAGTACAGATACAACCATCATCTTCACAATCATACAGTACACAGATACAACCATCATCTTCACAATCATACAGTACACAGATACAACCATCATCTTCACAATCATACAGTACAGATACAACCATCATCTTCACAATCATACAGTACACAGATACAACCATCATCTTCACAATCATACAGTACAGATACAACCATCATCTTCACAATCATACAGTACACAGATACAACCATCATCTTCACAATCATACAGTACTAGAgttgttgaaattaatcaaataatcgatgcatcgaatcgtggacatggacaatgctgcatcgataatcagccgggccataatcgattatttctgtttacaatttaatataGGCCtgacaacatttctgtttacatattctgttatgttttgcacattcaggaagtgccatgtgctcagtgctgtagttttatgtatccaatttatttagtattagagcacttcagaatgttttgtttttgaagcatgaaaagctatgaattaaatatcctatatggctttaatagaaaaatgtatttgacgcacaTATCGAATtgaagacatgataatcgtaatcgaatcgggagattagtgaagattcacacctctataAAGTACACAGATACAATCCTCATCTTCACAATCATACAGTATACAGATACAACCATCATCTTCACAATCATACAGTACACATATACAACCATCATCTTCACAATCATACAGTACACAGATACAATCCTCATCTTCACAATCATACAGTATACAGATACAACCATCATCTTCATAATCATACAGTATACAGATACAACCATCATTTTCACAATCATACAGTACATAGAAtctaaaagaaaatgaaaattccTCAAATACTTACCTTTGCCAGCCTGTGATGGCGATGCCCTGCAGGTTCACAGCAGCAGATAGAGAAGCAGCCACCTTCAGCCACTGCACATGATTATCCACATGTCTCTGTGTGCTGGGCACACAGGTGTAAACACTGGTGGAGCCTTTAAAGGAGCTGGCAGCCCACAGCTCGGACATACCGGCATTGCAGTACTTTTCCAGCAGAGACACTGGACAACACAGTTAGAGAAGAAACATCACAACTAACAAAGCTCTGCGCATGTTGCAGACATATAGACTTATACATTTGTCAATGTATAAGAGCCTGTTTGAATACTAATTCCCACTGTATACGGTACCTACCAGTTCTGTCCACATCCAGATTAGGGGTGTAGTCCCACAACATGGGCTGGACGAGTCCCACTAGGCCACTAGCTGTCACATGgacgaaaaaaaagaaaaagatttataataaaaacagtCAAATCAAAACACATTGGAGGGCACAGATACCAAAACTGGCAGTGGGTCTAAAATAGGATCTGAAAATCACCCGGAATCCTTCAGATGGTCCCAGATGCTCTTTTGGAGTAACTCTACTCTTGCGTATTTCAAATATTAGTGCACATCTGGTTTAGTGGGAACCAATTGTATTTCTACCTCACCTTTCAGCGTGTCCTTGCTCATGCCTCTCATCATATCATCCCACATTATGATGGTCATGTCTGGCCATGCCTCCTTGATGGCCTGGGCCACCTTGGTTACATGACTCAGGAAAAGTTGCTCCACTGTATGTCCAGGTGAGGCCAACCACAGTTTGGACTCCTCCCCCTCGCCGAGCATGTAGACCTTGAGGAATTTTAGACAAGGAGATGAAATGGATTATGATACTTtctactagggctgaacgatttgggaAAACTAgatacatattgcaccttctacgatcatgttaaataaagtaatacaaaataaatgaaaatatccACTGAAAGTAGGACATTTATGTcaacaatctgtgatatgtaacattattccagcatttatcttacgaaaaaaacagtaaatataataatgaaaagaggaatacaacatgttaaatcaaatgttacagcaaacattcaactaaatatttcacattcgattaatcaaggtcttcacgattagctaatcgcattc encodes:
- the hexdc gene encoding hexosaminidase D, whose amino-acid sequence is MKSPWPKGKKLVHLDLKGAPPRVEYLHKLIELFSQLGVDGLLVEYEDMFPYEGGLKLLQATAQPAYSREEVLSMQEFAKSKGMEVIPLVQTFGHMEFVLKHRPMWSLREMAHCVGTLNPHKEEGFKLVMEMLRQVVELHPGLHTLHIGADEVYMLGEGEESKLWLASPGHTVEQLFLSHVTKVAQAIKEAWPDMTIIMWDDMMRGMSKDTLKASGLVGLVQPMLWDYTPNLDVDRTVSLLEKYCNAGMSELWAASSFKGSTSVYTCVPSTQRHVDNHVQWLKVAASLSAAVNLQGIAITGWQRYDHLSVLCELMHVALPSLAACLQTLDHGQFSAEAQSRVTERLGIPSVEVEAIGRTSADDSLFPGRKLAELTVELNSLLNSEDIRFFENNMYVRGWFSPYQRQRKMVSPLITMQIHSQASSYLATLQEKAEAVREEMVRLYPDSTSQEWMEENVSPVVAPLQRITEDISTCLNQMVP